From Osmerus eperlanus chromosome 16, fOsmEpe2.1, whole genome shotgun sequence:
ctcctccctctccctcccctcctccctctcctccccctcctccttctcctccccctcctccctctcttccctctcctccccctcctccctctcttccctctcctccctctcctccctctcttccctctcctccctctcctcctctcctccctctcttccctctcctccctctcctccctctcctccctctcctccccctcctccctctcttacctctcctccctctcctccctctcttccctctcctccctctcctctgcctcctccctctcctccccctcctccttctcctccccctcctccctctcttccctctcctccccctctccctctcttccctctcctccctctcctccctctcttccctctcctccctctcttccctctcctccctctcctccctctcctccctctcctccctctcttccctctcctccctctcttccctctcctccctctcctccctctcctccctctcctccctctcttcctctcctccctctcctccctctcctccctctcttccccctcctccctctcttccctctcctccctctcctccctctcttccctctcctccctctcctctgcctcctccctctcctccccctcctccttctcctccccctcctccctctcttccctctcctccccctcctccctctcttccctttcctccctctcctcctctcttccctctcctccctctcctccctctcctccctctcttccctctcctccctctcctccctctcctccctctcctccccctcctccctctcttccctctcctccctctcctccctctcttccctctcctccctctcctctgcctcctccctctcctccccctcctccttctcctccccctcctccctctcttccctctcctccccctcctccctctcttccctctcctccctctcttccctctcttccctctcctccctctcctccctctcctccctctcctccctctcctccccctcctccctctcctccctctcttccctctcctccctctcctccctctcctccctctcctccctctcctccctctcctccctctcctccctctcctccctctcctcccttgctCTCCAGACTAGACTTTGACGAGGGCGACGGGGATGGGGCCTGGTGTCCTGACATCATGTCTGAGAGGGACGGCCTGAAGGAGTTCCTGCAGGTGGACCTGCGTTCGCTGCACTTCATCACGCTCGTGGGCACCCAGGGTCGCCACGCCGACGGCATGGGCAACGAGTTTGCCCAGCGCTACCGGATCAGGTTCAGCCGCGACGGCGGCCGCTGGGTCTCCTGGCAGGACAGGAACGGTCGGCAGGTAAGCAGAACAAgcgagagagaccaggagacggTCCAAGTCTGAACGATACAActcttttttttataaaactTTATTTAACCTGAAGACCAAGCCAAGACAGTGATAGCAGTTCGTACACATTCAGAAGATGAAAACATGTAAAGCACAGTTATCAAACATCTGGTGGTGTTTGCACACCACCTAAACAACATTTCGAGTACGAGTTTCGAAGCGAAACATGTTTTGTAATCCTTCCCTCTGGGGCCCGGTGATTGTCCTGCCACACTGGTATGCCCACCCAGCACCCCTAGTCAGAAACAGCCCTGTTCTGGATTCCACGACTTCCTTTTCTTGCGTCAGGTGATCGAGGGGAACAAGAACGCCTATGACGTGGTGCTGAAGGATCTGGAGCCGCCCATCATCGCCCGCTTCGTGCGCTTCATGCCCGTCACCGACCCTTCCATGATCGTCTGCATGAGGGTGGAGCTCTATGGCTGTGAATGGCTAGGTCTGGCTCTCCTCTAGCTCAGTCTGTCCCACACAGTACCGTCGTATGACAGCGTGTTCCTGCAGCAGACACTTTGATCTAAAGCAGCACgcaagggggatttgaaccagaGACCTCTTGATCAACATTATgccctaccactgagctacattgATCATCTCTACCTTGCCTCtgtctttaccccccccccccccttcctgtcttcttgcgtgtctgtctgcagaCGGCCTGCTGTCATACAgcgcccctgctggacagcagATGACCTACAGGGGGCTGGACATCCACCTCAACGACTCCGTCTACGATGGTGCTACAGGTGAAAGGTCTGTGGGCTGGAAAACTACAGCTGGGTGGTCTGATAACGAATGCCCACCCTAAGGTCGAGTGTTGTAATCCTTAACTCCACTCctacattgagtcagtgtgtctctctaaccccccgtccccccctcccccctccccaggctggCGGAGGGCCTGGGTCAGCTGACTGACGGCACGTGGGGTCTGGACGACTTCCTCCAGAGCAACGTCTACGGCATGTGGCCTGGGTACGACTATGTGGGCTGGACCAATGAGAGCCTCCCAAAGGGCTACGTGGAGATGACCTTTGAGTTTGACCACGTCAGGAACTTCACCTCCATGAAGGTGAGAGGTCAGCCaggaaatccccccccccactcacccccaccaCCGGCCCCACCaacccctccctgcacccctatGAAAGATTATGAATCATTCTAAATGTCTCCCTTCTTCACAGGTGCACCTCAGTAACATGTTCAGCCGCGGGGTGAGAATGTTCCGGCAGACCACATGTTTCTTCCGCTCGGAGGCGGACTGGGAGGCCGGCCCGGTGACCTTCAGGCTCCCTGTAGACCGGGTCAGTCAAGGCGCCCGCTTCGTCACCGTGCCCCTGGGCGACCGCATGGCCAGCGCCATCAAATGCCGTTTCACCTTCAATGAGGCGTGGATGCTGTTCAGTGAGGTGGCCTTCCAGTCTGGTGAGCCCGGAGGTCCTGGTATAACATAGGAGttttacaaaaaaaacgatGATATGGCTTTCTTtgtttgtctccctcttccctctctctctctctgtctctctctctctccacctctactTGTCAGGCACTTCTGTGTATAACACATCCCTCACCCCTCGTAAACGTGGCCACCCCACCAATATTCTACCAGGTAAAAAACTGTTACCATTGATCTAAAACAAATGGCtttctttttgtatttattttctccAGACAAACTGAAAATATTTTGGATGGTAAACAGCACCCTCTCCTGTCCGTAAAGATGTCATGATGAGGGTGTCTTTGCCATCTGTCATTGTCAAATGTTGTTAGGTGTCCTTAATTCTCATGTCATCATCTGCACATATTTCATTGTAACCAACAGGGGATGACCCCACCCACAAAGTGGATGACAGCAATACaaggattctgattggctgcctaGTGGCCATCATTGCCATCTTGTTAGCCATCATAGTCATCATTCTGTGGCGTCAGGTTTGGCAGAAGATGCTGGAGAAGGTGTGTGATCGTTTTTTTTTCAAACCATCAGTgttaggcagagagagaagaatcaGTTATGTCAGTTATGTCAGtcagccatggagtcaacattggggggggacgaaatctgctggggagtctgaAGGTCCCCCCCCTGAAAACTTTTTATGATTAGTTATGAATATGATTAAAtgttttatgataatttcggacagcgtgcgtggtttcctgtcgtagcgtagcacatttatattttattaatatttttatatcaatatattgagggggacattttgaccagatttgaatattggggggacatccccccccaatatatattatgattacggccctgaGTTATGTGAATAGATTTAGTGatcaaaacacttttttttacacTCACAAATGTAAGCAGCCTTGCAGTCTGTAGCATTTGTAGACGTATGACGACTTCAGAACAACCTCCAGCAACAGCTGCTGCCTCCTCCCTGTAGGCGTCCCGGCGGCTGCTGGACGATGAGCTGACCGCTCGCCTGGCTGTCCAGACCCAGGCCTTCTCCTTCCACCACTCCCTGTCCAGCGACAGCGGCTCCAACTCCACCTCCACCTACGAGAGGATCTTCCCCCTCTGCTCCGACTACCAGGAGCCGTCACGCCTCATCCGCAAGCTGCCAGAGTTTGCGCAGTCCACTGAGGACCTGGgtaagtgtgttagtgtgtgtgtgtattgtacatgtgtgggtgtatgtaagACTGGTCCTATTTGTTTTCTGTGTCCTTCTTTAATATACAAAACGCGTTTCTTGACTTTACTACGTGTGTTTTTCCGGCTTCACCTCACGTGTTTCTTGATCTTCATTCGGGGGGGGGTTTCCTGGTGTTTCCGTGCATGCCTCTCAGCGGGGTGCGGCGCCCCGTCCAGGCTCACCCAGACCGGCAGCTCGGACGGGGCTCCTCACTACGCGGAGGCCGACATCGTCAGCCTGCAGGAGGCCGCCGGCAGCCCCACCTGCTCCATCACCTCGGTCCGCTTGAGCCTGCTCGCCGGGAGAGACGCCGCCATGAGGGAGTTCCCTCGGGACAAGCTCACCTTCAAGGAGAAGCTGGGAGAGGGCCAGTTCGGAGAGGTCTGTTGGAACCCtgtcaggagggagagggcttgTGTTTGAGGGGGTTGGAGTGAGATGAGGGTCGTGCAGGTAAACGGAGGGGTGATTCTTTGTTTGTCATCATCAGGTTCACCTCTGTGAGGCCCAGGGCATGCTGGACTTTGTGGAAGAGAATCTGCCTGTGGAGAGCAGCGGTGAATCAGCCGTACTGGTGGCTGTGAAGACACTGAGAGAAGACGCGAACAAGAACGCAAGGTGGGAACGACAAATGTGTCCCCATTTACCAATTTTAGTGTTTGTTTATCTTTCTTCCTACACATAAAGGCAGAGACGCGTGTGTCATGAGAAATGTTTCGTAGCATGAAGCCCATTACCACGTCAACGCCGATGTCACAGCTGTTACCGTGTTCCGCGACTTCAGGAATGACTTCCTGAAGGAGATCCGGATCATGTCTCGTCTGAGGGACCCCAACATCGTGCGTCTGCtggcggtgtgtgtggagagcgaCCCCCTCTGCATGATCACGGAGTACATGGAGAACGGAGACCTCAACCAGTTCCTGTCCGGCCTTcagctggaagaggaggagctggtggagggcaagaaagaaggaggacaggagaaccaGTCAGGAGACAGAGCCACTGTCAGGTACtgtgctctgcatggacaggtatTGTTTACATGATCTGAATTTGACATCACATCACCCTTTTTGGGATACTCTGAGAGTAAGTCACGTCGGAGGGAGATGTTCTGCTGGAGCGGCAGTACACATTGTCCTCCGGGCGAAAATCGTTGTCTGTCAGACATCAGttcagattctctctctctcgtattgCTGTCACCCTCAGCTACAGTAACCTGATCCGCATGGCCACACAGATCTGCTCTGGGATGAAGTACTTATCCTCCCTCAACTTTGTTCACCGTGACCTGGCGACCCGCAACTGTCTGGTAGGAAAGAGTTACACCATCAAGATTGCTGACTTCGGCATGAGCAGGAACCTGTACCGCGGTGACTACTACCGTATCCAGGGCAGGGCGGTGTTGCCTATTCGCTGGATGTCCTGGGAGAGCATCCTATTGGTGAGGACAGGGGAATGGGAATGATGATTGGATCTGAGTGCAACAACCTTAT
This genomic window contains:
- the ddr2b gene encoding discoidin domain-containing receptor 2; protein product: MKAMEVLQIRRGLLFFLLATAGRSQVNPGVCRYPLGMTGGQIQDEDISASSQWSESTAARFGRLDFDEGDGDGAWCPDIMSERDGLKEFLQVDLRSLHFITLVGTQGRHADGMGNEFAQRYRIRFSRDGGRWVSWQDRNGRQVIEGNKNAYDVVLKDLEPPIIARFVRFMPVTDPSMIVCMRVELYGCEWLDGLLSYSAPAGQQMTYRGLDIHLNDSVYDGATGERLAEGLGQLTDGTWGLDDFLQSNVYGMWPGYDYVGWTNESLPKGYVEMTFEFDHVRNFTSMKVHLSNMFSRGVRMFRQTTCFFRSEADWEAGPVTFRLPVDRVSQGARFVTVPLGDRMASAIKCRFTFNEAWMLFSEVAFQSGTSVYNTSLTPRKRGHPTNILPGDDPTHKVDDSNTRILIGCLVAIIAILLAIIVIILWRQVWQKMLEKASRRLLDDELTARLAVQTQAFSFHHSLSSDSGSNSTSTYERIFPLCSDYQEPSRLIRKLPEFAQSTEDLAGCGAPSRLTQTGSSDGAPHYAEADIVSLQEAAGSPTCSITSVRLSLLAGRDAAMREFPRDKLTFKEKLGEGQFGEVHLCEAQGMLDFVEENLPVESSGESAVLVAVKTLREDANKNARNDFLKEIRIMSRLRDPNIVRLLAVCVESDPLCMITEYMENGDLNQFLSGLQLEEEELVEGKKEGGQENQSGDRATVSYSNLIRMATQICSGMKYLSSLNFVHRDLATRNCLVGKSYTIKIADFGMSRNLYRGDYYRIQGRAVLPIRWMSWESILLGKFTMASDVWAFGVTLWEILTLCKEQPYSNLSDEQVIENTGEFFRDQSKQVYLPKPRCCPDEVYNSLMLGCWKRNAKQRPTFQEIHSQLVEDQA